A single region of the Gracilibacillus caseinilyticus genome encodes:
- the rpsI gene encoding 30S ribosomal protein S9, whose amino-acid sequence MAQVQYYGTGRRKTSTARVRLVPGTGRIVVNNRDAEDFFPYETLRTIIKQPLVATETEGSYDVLVNVDGGGFTGQAGAIRHGVARALLEADPEYRTTLKRAGFLTRDARAKERKKYGLKKARRAPQFSKR is encoded by the coding sequence GTGGCACAAGTACAATACTACGGTACCGGACGCCGTAAAACTTCAACTGCACGTGTACGTTTAGTTCCAGGTACTGGACGTATCGTTGTAAATAATCGCGATGCGGAAGATTTCTTCCCATACGAAACTCTTCGTACAATCATTAAGCAACCTTTAGTTGCAACGGAAACTGAAGGTAGCTATGATGTATTAGTAAACGTTGATGGTGGAGGTTTCACTGGTCAAGCTGGTGCAATCCGTCACGGCGTTGCTCGTGCATTATTAGAAGCTGATCCAGAATACCGCACAACACTTAAACGTGCTGGATTCTTAACTCGTGACGCGCGTGCTAAAGAGCGTAAAAAATACGGTCTTAAAAAAGCTCGTCGTGCACCACAGTTCTCAAAACGTTAA
- the rplM gene encoding 50S ribosomal protein L13 translates to MRTTFMANENNIERKWFVVDAEGQTLGRLASEVASILRGKHKPTYTPHVDTGDHVIIINANKIELTGKKLSDKLYYRHSNHPGGLKSRTAEEMREKYPEQMLELTIKGMLPKGKLGRKMGKKLHVYRGTDHKHEAQKPEVLELRG, encoded by the coding sequence ATGCGCACAACTTTCATGGCAAATGAAAATAACATTGAACGCAAATGGTTTGTTGTAGACGCAGAAGGACAGACGCTTGGTCGTTTAGCAAGTGAAGTTGCTTCAATCCTTCGCGGTAAGCATAAACCAACATATACACCGCATGTTGATACTGGAGATCATGTGATCATTATCAATGCGAACAAAATTGAACTTACAGGTAAGAAACTTAGCGATAAGTTATACTACCGTCACTCTAATCACCCTGGTGGTTTAAAATCACGTACTGCTGAAGAAATGCGTGAAAAATACCCTGAGCAAATGCTTGAACTTACAATCAAGGGTATGTTACCTAAGGGTAAATTAGGACGTAAAATGGGTAAAAAACTTCACGTTTATCGTGGAACAGACCATAAGCATGAAGCACAAAAACCAGAAGTTTTAGAACTTCGCGGATAA
- the truA gene encoding tRNA pseudouridine(38-40) synthase TruA has translation MRLKAIIQYDGTNFSGYQIQPNGRTVQGKLEAVLAKMHKGEHIRVTASGRTDQGVHAVGQTIHFDTSLTIPVANWLKALNTMLPDDIVVKDISEAPPDFHARFDVKEKEYRYFILNTKERDLFKRHYCYHVQVPLQLERMQQAGKFLVGTHDFSSFCAANSNVKGDKIRTITEISIEEDSAQQIIIKVRGTGFLYNMVRIITGTLLEVGFGLRKPEKVEEIITACDRSKAGKTAPPQGLYLWEVDYY, from the coding sequence ATGAGATTAAAAGCAATTATTCAATATGATGGGACAAACTTCTCTGGTTATCAGATTCAACCAAATGGCAGAACGGTACAGGGCAAATTAGAAGCCGTCTTAGCTAAAATGCACAAGGGTGAACATATTCGGGTGACAGCATCAGGAAGAACCGATCAAGGGGTGCATGCAGTAGGACAGACCATCCATTTTGATACATCGCTTACTATTCCAGTTGCTAACTGGTTAAAAGCATTAAACACGATGCTTCCTGATGATATAGTAGTAAAGGACATTTCTGAAGCACCACCTGACTTCCACGCCCGTTTTGATGTGAAGGAGAAGGAATATCGTTATTTTATTCTAAATACAAAGGAAAGAGATTTGTTTAAACGTCATTATTGCTATCATGTTCAAGTGCCTTTACAGCTGGAACGTATGCAACAGGCTGGTAAGTTTCTGGTCGGGACACACGATTTTTCTTCCTTTTGTGCAGCAAACAGTAACGTCAAAGGTGATAAAATCAGGACGATAACGGAAATATCGATTGAAGAGGATTCAGCGCAACAGATCATAATCAAGGTTCGGGGGACCGGATTTTTATATAACATGGTGCGCATTATTACCGGCACATTACTGGAGGTTGGATTTGGGCTGCGAAAGCCTGAAAAAGTGGAAGAAATAATCACCGCCTGTGACCGGTCAAAAGCGGGCAAAACCGCTCCACCACAAGGGTTATACCTTTGGGAAGTAGACTACTATTAA
- a CDS encoding energy-coupling factor transporter transmembrane component T family protein, translating into MKSYMIIGQFLPGNSLLHRLDPRSKLLVIFTFVIVVFFANNALSYGWLTLFAVLLVVMTKIDIRYILKGITPVWFLILFTFILHLIITKEGPALFDVAGFTVYQGGVIQGLTISLRFLLLVLVTSLLTLTTAPMEITDAIEVLFAPLNKIKVPVHELALMMSISLRFIPTLLDETEKISKAQASRGVDLRTGSIKERMYAIVPLLVPLFISAFKRAEELAMAMEARGYRGSEGRTKLRQLKWTKVDYMCLFFYLVVLFIFFYIRS; encoded by the coding sequence ATGAAATCTTATATGATAATCGGTCAGTTTTTACCAGGTAACTCCTTGTTGCATCGTTTAGATCCGCGTTCCAAATTGCTCGTTATTTTTACGTTTGTGATTGTCGTGTTTTTTGCCAATAATGCGTTAAGCTATGGATGGTTAACGTTATTCGCTGTTCTGTTAGTGGTCATGACTAAAATCGATATTCGGTATATTTTAAAAGGGATAACGCCTGTCTGGTTTTTAATTCTATTCACCTTTATCTTGCACCTGATTATTACGAAAGAAGGTCCAGCTCTTTTTGATGTAGCTGGTTTTACAGTTTACCAAGGTGGCGTCATACAAGGATTAACAATATCTCTACGTTTTTTGTTACTAGTACTGGTTACGTCACTATTAACATTAACGACTGCGCCGATGGAGATTACTGATGCCATCGAAGTACTATTCGCCCCTCTCAACAAAATTAAAGTACCGGTGCATGAGCTGGCGTTAATGATGTCGATCTCGTTGCGATTTATTCCGACATTGCTGGATGAAACAGAAAAAATTTCAAAGGCACAAGCTTCACGAGGTGTTGATTTGCGAACGGGCTCAATCAAAGAGCGAATGTATGCGATAGTTCCTCTCTTGGTTCCTTTGTTTATCAGTGCATTTAAACGAGCGGAAGAATTAGCAATGGCGATGGAAGCCAGAGGGTATCGCGGCAGTGAAGGAAGGACGAAGCTGAGGCAATTGAAGTGGACGAAGGTAGATTATATGTGTCTGTTTTTCTATCTGGTCGTGTTGTTCATCTTTTTCTATATTCGTAGTTAA
- a CDS encoding energy-coupling factor ABC transporter ATP-binding protein — MDIRFEQVNYTYQQNTPFSYQALADINLSIQSGEYIAIVGHTGSGKSTLLQHINGLLLPSEGKVVVGDFVLSKENKRQNLKKLREKVGVVFQYPEHQLFEETVDRDIQFALKNFHVPESEREVRVLDAIEKVGLSEDILEKSPFEISGGQMRRVAIAGVLAMNPDVLILDEPTAGLDPKGQRDMMDMFAQLHDAKNMTTILVTHQMQHALQYADRIYVLAKGSMLMEGSPEEIFSNANLLEEANLDVPDILDLMGKLKDRLQIDLQYNRQSISQLATEIAARLRETKQ, encoded by the coding sequence ATGGACATCAGATTTGAACAAGTAAATTATACGTACCAACAGAATACTCCTTTTTCTTATCAGGCGCTTGCCGATATTAACCTTAGCATCCAATCCGGTGAATATATTGCTATTGTCGGCCATACGGGTTCGGGGAAATCGACACTATTACAGCATATTAATGGGTTGCTGCTTCCTTCAGAGGGAAAAGTGGTTGTTGGTGATTTTGTTCTATCAAAAGAGAATAAAAGGCAGAATCTGAAGAAGCTCCGTGAGAAAGTCGGTGTTGTTTTTCAATATCCAGAGCATCAATTGTTTGAAGAGACCGTGGATCGAGATATTCAATTTGCATTAAAAAACTTCCATGTGCCAGAGAGTGAACGGGAAGTGAGAGTTTTGGATGCGATTGAGAAGGTCGGTTTGTCGGAGGACATTCTAGAGAAGTCTCCTTTTGAGATAAGCGGTGGTCAAATGAGAAGAGTTGCCATTGCAGGTGTGCTTGCCATGAATCCAGATGTATTAATACTTGATGAACCAACAGCGGGCCTAGATCCCAAAGGCCAACGTGATATGATGGATATGTTTGCACAACTGCATGATGCAAAAAATATGACAACGATTCTTGTGACACACCAAATGCAGCATGCTCTACAATATGCAGACCGTATTTACGTATTGGCAAAGGGCAGTATGCTGATGGAAGGAAGTCCTGAAGAAATTTTCTCTAATGCAAATTTGCTTGAAGAAGCGAATTTGGATGTTCCGGATATTTTGGATTTAATGGGCAAGTTAAAAGACAGATTGCAAATCGACCTGCAATACAACAGACAATCTATTTCACAATTAGCGACAGAGATAGCAGCGCGTCTAAGGGAGACCAAACAATGA
- a CDS encoding energy-coupling factor transporter ATPase: MAAIEFRHVYFRYKESSPWVLEDFNLKIDRNQTIAILGHNGSGKSTIAKLANGLLVPQSGEIYINNTLVTEETIWEIRKQIGLVFQNPENQFVGTTVRDDVAFGLENRGIHREEMLKRIEQSLIQVEMEDYQDHEPHHLSGGQKQRVAIASVMATQPDILLLDEATSMLDPKGRKEILTTINVLKQQLSITMVMITHDLHEIYQADRVIIMNQGKIYKDTVVDQLFTDYKGLQSIGLTLPLTVQLAIELEKHDYHFAKYPLNNEELVDALWTSDLNK, translated from the coding sequence ATGGCTGCAATAGAGTTTCGTCACGTATATTTTCGATATAAAGAATCATCTCCATGGGTTTTGGAGGACTTTAACTTAAAAATAGATAGAAATCAGACGATTGCTATTTTAGGTCACAATGGATCTGGCAAATCAACGATAGCCAAGCTTGCCAATGGTCTATTAGTTCCTCAGTCAGGAGAAATCTACATAAATAACACATTGGTAACGGAAGAAACAATTTGGGAGATCCGGAAACAAATAGGTCTTGTATTCCAAAACCCTGAGAACCAATTCGTTGGTACTACCGTTAGAGATGATGTTGCTTTTGGCCTCGAAAATAGAGGTATCCATCGTGAAGAAATGTTGAAGCGCATTGAGCAAAGCCTTATTCAGGTAGAAATGGAAGATTATCAAGACCATGAGCCACATCATCTCTCCGGTGGACAAAAGCAACGAGTTGCGATAGCAAGCGTCATGGCGACACAACCAGACATTCTATTATTGGATGAAGCTACTTCCATGCTTGATCCAAAAGGAAGAAAAGAAATCTTGACAACGATTAATGTCTTGAAGCAACAGCTTTCTATTACAATGGTTATGATTACACACGATTTACATGAAATTTACCAGGCTGATCGTGTTATCATTATGAATCAGGGAAAAATATACAAGGATACAGTAGTGGATCAACTTTTTACTGATTACAAAGGGCTGCAATCGATTGGATTAACTTTGCCATTAACCGTTCAGCTTGCTATTGAACTTGAAAAACACGATTATCACTTTGCTAAATATCCATTAAATAATGAGGAGTTAGTAGACGCATTATGGACATCAGATTTGAACAAGTAA
- a CDS encoding vWA domain-containing protein, translating to MRKYMMIFLLTFITIGCSDEETKQTDDVVDTNKEEENAAQQDNEIDSRLSEISIKIDEGVIKQLAAGELTGNLSFEKETERTEWGMEELDPAFLNDLVEAMQSNLTDTDEPETLLKGLIYYAGSPYHSELLSELEGYQPNFQEPLLPRPDKVEEEENKASEYAYLLLDASSSMLMEAEDGSGQRMATAKDAVESFAKTIGESTEVSLVAFGHKGDDSDAGKEKSCSGIEEVSPLGNYEGEKFHEAVSSIDAKGWTPLAAGIDKIMQLSAEQEGNVTVYIVSDGVETCDSNPIEAAESFVNNSNEDRTVNIIGFQVDQEAEEQLIAVAEAGNGEYFAANNGEELESAIEYEWLPSLIDLAYAPVNLAPVGWEILHKKEDISDISSNWKAVISREDHRFRSVVDSLEDEGWLAEDKASQLKDLLEERKQGLDDINSTLRDEKKAMVDKEANEIKAEVEAWMEEMRQLREQASS from the coding sequence TTGAGGAAATATATGATGATCTTTCTTCTCACGTTTATTACGATTGGATGTAGTGATGAAGAAACAAAGCAAACAGATGACGTAGTTGATACAAATAAAGAGGAAGAGAACGCAGCACAACAGGATAACGAAATAGACTCAAGATTATCAGAGATATCTATCAAAATTGACGAGGGTGTAATTAAACAATTAGCAGCTGGAGAGTTAACGGGTAACCTCAGTTTTGAAAAAGAAACAGAACGTACGGAATGGGGAATGGAAGAACTTGACCCAGCTTTTCTAAATGACTTAGTAGAAGCAATGCAATCTAACCTAACGGACACCGATGAACCAGAAACCCTTTTAAAGGGGCTGATTTATTATGCAGGATCCCCTTATCACAGTGAGTTACTATCTGAATTAGAAGGCTATCAACCTAACTTTCAGGAGCCCCTATTACCTCGGCCAGACAAGGTTGAGGAAGAGGAAAATAAGGCAAGTGAATATGCATATCTTTTATTAGATGCGAGTTCAAGTATGCTAATGGAGGCAGAAGATGGGTCTGGTCAGCGAATGGCTACTGCCAAAGATGCAGTCGAAAGCTTCGCAAAAACAATCGGTGAATCGACTGAGGTATCTTTAGTAGCCTTTGGACATAAAGGGGACGATAGTGATGCCGGGAAAGAAAAGTCGTGTTCGGGAATAGAGGAAGTTTCCCCTTTAGGAAATTATGAAGGCGAGAAATTCCATGAGGCGGTTTCATCTATTGATGCAAAGGGTTGGACACCACTAGCTGCGGGTATCGATAAAATCATGCAATTAAGTGCTGAACAAGAAGGAAATGTTACGGTTTATATTGTTAGTGATGGAGTAGAAACATGTGATAGTAATCCTATTGAGGCAGCAGAAAGCTTTGTAAACAATAGTAATGAGGATCGTACTGTGAATATTATCGGCTTTCAGGTTGATCAGGAGGCCGAAGAGCAGTTGATAGCAGTAGCAGAAGCAGGGAATGGAGAATACTTTGCTGCTAACAATGGTGAGGAATTAGAATCAGCCATTGAATACGAATGGCTTCCATCGCTAATAGATTTAGCTTATGCACCTGTAAACCTTGCTCCTGTTGGTTGGGAGATTCTTCACAAAAAAGAGGATATCAGTGACATCAGCAGTAATTGGAAAGCTGTTATTTCACGAGAGGATCACCGTTTTCGTTCTGTAGTCGATTCGCTAGAAGACGAAGGTTGGTTGGCTGAAGATAAAGCAAGTCAGCTGAAGGACTTACTGGAAGAACGTAAGCAAGGACTGGATGATATAAATAGTACTTTACGTGATGAAAAGAAAGCAATGGTGGACAAAGAGGCAAATGAAATAAAAGCGGAAGTAGAAGCATGGATGGAAGAAATGCGTCAATTGAGAGAGCAGGCTTCATCCTAG
- the rplQ gene encoding 50S ribosomal protein L17, with product MARKLGRTTDQRMALLRGLATDLIIHERIETTEAKAKELRSVVDKMITLGKRGDIHARRQAAAFLYKAEANENEDAVQKLFSDIASRYEERQGGYTRVLKLGPRRGDGANMAVIELV from the coding sequence ATGGCTAGAAAATTAGGACGTACAACGGATCAACGTATGGCGTTACTTCGTGGTTTAGCTACGGATTTAATTATCCATGAACGTATTGAAACAACAGAAGCGAAAGCAAAAGAATTACGTTCAGTTGTGGATAAAATGATTACACTTGGTAAACGCGGTGACATTCATGCACGTCGTCAAGCAGCAGCTTTCTTGTACAAGGCAGAAGCGAACGAAAACGAAGATGCAGTACAGAAGCTATTCAGCGACATTGCAAGCCGTTATGAAGAACGCCAAGGTGGATATACTAGAGTGCTTAAATTAGGACCTCGTCGCGGTGATGGTGCTAACATGGCAGTTATTGAATTAGTATAA
- a CDS encoding DNA-directed RNA polymerase subunit alpha has translation MIEIEKPKIETVEISDDATYGKFVVEPLERGYGTTLGNSLRRILLSSLPGAAVTSVQMDGALHEFSTVEGVVEDVTTIILNLKKLALKIYSDEEKTLEVDVQGEGEVTAADIIFDSDVEILNPDLHIATVGSNGHLKMKISAQGGRGYRPADSNNHEDRPIGVIPVDSIFTPVSKVTYQVENTRIGEDANYDKLTFDIQTDGSIRPEEAVSLGAKIFTEHMNIFVGLTDEAKNAEIMIEKEEDQKEKVLEMTIEELDLSVRSYNCLKRAGINTVQELAHKSEEDMMKVRNLGRKSLEEVKHKLEDLGLGLRNED, from the coding sequence ATGATCGAAATTGAAAAGCCAAAAATAGAAACAGTAGAAATCAGCGATGATGCTACTTATGGGAAATTCGTTGTAGAACCACTAGAGCGTGGATATGGTACTACACTTGGTAACTCCTTGCGTCGTATCCTATTATCTTCACTTCCTGGCGCTGCTGTTACATCTGTACAAATGGATGGAGCGCTACATGAATTCTCTACCGTTGAGGGAGTTGTCGAAGATGTGACAACTATTATCCTTAACCTTAAGAAGCTAGCGTTAAAAATCTATTCAGATGAAGAAAAAACGCTTGAAGTAGATGTACAGGGAGAAGGGGAAGTTACGGCTGCGGATATCATTTTTGATAGTGATGTCGAAATTTTAAATCCTGATCTTCACATTGCTACTGTTGGTAGTAATGGCCATTTAAAAATGAAGATTTCAGCACAGGGTGGCCGAGGTTATCGTCCAGCTGATTCTAATAACCATGAAGATCGTCCAATTGGTGTGATCCCGGTTGATTCTATCTTCACTCCAGTATCTAAAGTAACCTATCAAGTTGAAAATACCCGTATTGGTGAAGATGCCAATTATGATAAGCTTACTTTTGATATCCAAACAGACGGAAGTATTCGCCCAGAAGAAGCAGTTTCTTTAGGAGCTAAAATCTTTACGGAGCACATGAATATTTTTGTTGGTTTGACTGATGAAGCGAAAAATGCTGAGATCATGATCGAAAAAGAAGAAGATCAAAAAGAAAAAGTTCTGGAAATGACGATCGAAGAACTTGACTTATCTGTAAGGTCTTATAACTGCCTTAAGCGTGCAGGTATTAATACCGTACAGGAGTTAGCTCATAAATCAGAAGAAGATATGATGAAAGTTCGAAACCTAGGTCGTAAATCACTTGAAGAAGTGAAGCATAAATTAGAAGATCTAGGTCTTGGATTACGTAACGAAGATTAA
- the rpsK gene encoding 30S ribosomal protein S11, translating into MARKTNTRKRRVKKNIDTGVAHIRSTFNNTIVTITDVQGNAVSWSSAGALGFKGSKKSTPFAAQMAAEAAAKAAQDHGLKTLEVTVKGPGAGREAAIRSLQAAGLEVTAIRDVTPVPHNGCRPPKRRRV; encoded by the coding sequence ATGGCTCGTAAAACTAATACACGTAAACGTCGTGTCAAAAAGAATATAGACACGGGTGTTGCACACATTCGTTCTACATTCAACAACACAATTGTTACGATTACTGATGTACAAGGAAATGCGGTTAGCTGGAGCAGCGCTGGAGCATTAGGATTCAAAGGTTCAAAAAAATCCACTCCATTCGCAGCACAAATGGCTGCAGAAGCTGCGGCTAAAGCAGCTCAGGATCATGGCTTAAAAACACTTGAGGTTACAGTGAAAGGACCTGGTGCTGGACGTGAAGCAGCAATCCGTTCACTTCAAGCAGCAGGTTTAGAAGTAACTGCCATTCGTGATGTAACACCAGTTCCTCACAATGGTTGTCGCCCGCCAAAACGTCGTCGAGTATAA
- the rpsM gene encoding 30S ribosomal protein S13 — translation MARIAGVDVPRDKRVVIALTYIYGIGKTTAQEVLKEAGVDQNTRVRDLTEEELGQIRQKIDNYNVEGDLRREVSLNIKRLIEIGSYRGIRHRRGLPVRGQKTKNNSRTRKGPRKTMANKKK, via the coding sequence ATGGCTCGTATAGCTGGTGTAGATGTGCCGCGTGACAAGCGCGTGGTGATCGCTTTAACTTATATTTATGGAATTGGAAAAACAACTGCTCAGGAAGTTTTAAAAGAAGCTGGCGTTGATCAAAATACTCGTGTGCGTGACTTAACGGAAGAAGAATTAGGTCAAATCCGTCAAAAGATCGATAACTATAATGTAGAAGGTGATCTTCGTCGTGAAGTATCCCTAAACATTAAACGTCTAATTGAAATTGGTTCATACCGTGGTATTCGTCACCGTCGTGGATTACCTGTTCGAGGTCAAAAAACGAAAAACAACTCTCGTACTCGTAAAGGACCAAGAAAAACAATGGCTAACAAAAAGAAATAA
- the rpmJ gene encoding 50S ribosomal protein L36 gives MKVRPSVKPICEKCKVIRRKGKVMVICENPKHKQKQG, from the coding sequence ATGAAGGTAAGACCATCTGTAAAACCAATTTGTGAAAAATGTAAGGTTATTCGCCGTAAAGGAAAAGTAATGGTAATCTGCGAAAACCCTAAGCATAAACAAAAACAAGGATAA
- the infA gene encoding translation initiation factor IF-1, which translates to MAKDDAIEVEGTVIDTLPNAMFKVELENGHTVLAHVSGKIRMHFIRILPGDKVTVELSPYDLTRGRITYRYK; encoded by the coding sequence ATGGCGAAAGACGATGCAATTGAAGTCGAAGGTACTGTAATAGATACATTACCTAATGCAATGTTTAAAGTAGAACTTGAGAATGGTCACACCGTGCTAGCGCATGTTTCTGGTAAAATCAGAATGCACTTTATTCGAATCTTACCAGGAGATAAAGTTACGGTTGAACTTTCTCCATATGATTTAACAAGAGGTCGAATTACGTACCGTTATAAATAA
- a CDS encoding KOW domain-containing RNA-binding protein: protein MSETESYPELGQVVQILQGREAGQFAIVIGKVDSRFVLLADGDKRKYDRPKKKNVSHIAPTIFISPEVQRSLLETGRVTNGKLRYAINKFVDEYQADLKKGDQLDGERRCN, encoded by the coding sequence TTGAGCGAAACGGAGAGTTATCCCGAATTAGGTCAGGTTGTTCAAATCCTACAAGGACGCGAAGCAGGTCAGTTTGCAATTGTAATTGGTAAAGTAGACAGTCGTTTTGTCTTGTTGGCTGATGGAGATAAGCGTAAATATGACCGTCCTAAGAAGAAGAATGTCAGTCATATTGCGCCCACAATTTTTATTTCTCCTGAAGTGCAAAGAAGCCTTCTCGAAACTGGGCGCGTAACCAATGGTAAGTTGCGTTATGCTATTAATAAATTTGTCGATGAGTATCAGGCAGATTTGAAGAAGGGAGATCAACTCGATGGCGAAAGACGATGCAATTGA
- a CDS encoding adenylate kinase: MNLILMGLPGAGKGTQAEKIVEKYEIPHISTGDMFRLAIKEGTELGQKAKSYMDEGALVPDEVTIGIVQERLNKDDCQKGFLLDGFPRTLAQAEALDDLLSNMNRSIDFVLHVDVAKEKLVERLTGRRICPKCGTTYHVVFNPPEVEGVCDKDGETLIQREDDQPSTVSNRLEVNLEQTQPMLDFYADKGDLVTINGSQEIDKVFSDIDEKLKTIS; the protein is encoded by the coding sequence GTGCCGGTAAAGGTACACAGGCAGAAAAAATAGTAGAAAAATATGAAATCCCTCATATTTCAACTGGAGATATGTTTCGATTAGCTATTAAAGAAGGAACGGAGCTTGGACAGAAAGCGAAGAGCTATATGGATGAAGGTGCTCTAGTTCCAGATGAAGTAACCATTGGTATTGTCCAAGAGCGATTGAACAAAGATGACTGTCAAAAAGGCTTCTTGTTAGATGGCTTTCCACGTACTTTAGCACAGGCTGAAGCGTTAGATGACTTGCTTTCTAACATGAATCGTTCGATTGATTTTGTTCTGCACGTGGACGTAGCGAAGGAAAAACTAGTGGAACGTCTTACTGGCCGACGCATATGTCCGAAATGTGGGACCACTTATCATGTAGTCTTTAACCCACCAGAGGTTGAAGGAGTTTGTGATAAAGATGGCGAGACATTGATTCAGCGTGAAGATGATCAACCGAGTACAGTATCGAATCGTTTAGAGGTGAATCTTGAACAAACTCAACCGATGTTAGATTTCTATGCTGACAAAGGTGATTTGGTTACGATCAATGGCTCTCAAGAAATCGACAAAGTATTTAGCGATATTGACGAGAAATTAAAAACAATTTCTTAA